A section of the Lepus europaeus isolate LE1 chromosome 19, mLepTim1.pri, whole genome shotgun sequence genome encodes:
- the PTOV1 gene encoding prostate tumor-overexpressed gene 1 protein isoform X2, translating into MVCSLKLQEGARVFGALGPIGPSSPGLSLGGLAVSEHRLSNKLLAWSGVLEWQEKRRPYSDSTAKLKRALPCQAYVNQGENLETDQWPQKLIMQLIPQQLLTTLGPLFRNSQLAQFHFTNRDCDSLKGLCRVMGNGFAGCMLFPHISPCEVRVLMLLYSSKKKIFMGLIPYDQSGFVNAIRQVITTRKQAVGPGGVHSGPVQIVNNKFLAWSGVMEWQEPRPEPNSRSKRWLPAHVYVNQGEILRTEQWPRRLHMQLIPQQLLTTLVPLFRNSRLVQLHFTKDLETLKSLCRVMDNGFAGCVHFSKAACEVRVLMLLYSSEKKIFIGLIPHDQAGFVSGMRRVIANQQQVLQRNLEQEQQQRGMGG; encoded by the exons gAAGGCGCTCGGGTCTTCGGGGCCCTGGGTCCCATCGGGCCCTCCTCCCCCGGCCTCTCCCTCGGGGGCCTGGCGGTCAGCGAGCACCGGCTCAGCAACAAGCTGCTGGCCTGGAGCGGCGTCCTGGAGTGGCAGGAG AAACGCAGGCCGTACTCGGACTCCACGGCGAAGCTGAAGCGCGCGCTGCCCTGCCAGGCCTACGTGAACCAGGGCGAGAACCT GGAGACCGACCAGTGGCCGCAGAAGCTGATCATGCAGCTGATCCCGCAGCAGCTGCTG ACCACCCTGGGCCCCCTGTTCCGCAACTCGCAGCTGGCTCAGTTCCACTTCACCAACCGGGACTGCGACTCGCTCAAGGGGCTCTGCCGTGTCATGGGCAACGGCTTC GCCGGCTGTATGCTCTTCCCCCACATCTCGCCGTGCGAGGTGCGCGTGCTCATGCTGCTGTACTCGTCCAAGAAGAAGATCTTCATGGGCCTCATCCCCTACGACCAGAGCGGCTTCGTCAACGCCATCCGGCAGGTCATCACCACCCGGAAACAG gcagTGGGCCCCGGGGGCGTGCACTCAGGCCCTGTCCAGATCGTCAACAACAAGTTCCTGGCCTGGAGCGGGGTCATGGAGTGGCAGGAG CCCAGGCCTGAGCCCAACAGTCGCTCCAAGAGGTGGCTGCCAGCGCACGTCTACGTGAACCAGGGGGAGATcct gAGGACGGAGCAGTGGCCCAGGCGGCTGCACATGCAGCTCATCCCGCAGCAGCTGCTG ACCACGCTGGTGCCGCTCTTCCGGAACTCGCGCCTGGTGCAGCTGCACTTCACCAAGGACCTGGAGACGCTCAAGAGCCTGTGCCGCGTCATGGACAACGGCTTC GCCGGCTGCGTGCACTTCTCCAAGGCGGCGTGCGAGGTGCGCGTGCTCATGCTGCTCTACTCCTCGGAGAAGAAGATCTTCATCGGCCTCATCCCGCACGACCAGGCCGGCTTCGTGAGCGGCATGCGGCGCGTCATCGCCAACCAGCAGCAGGTCCTGCAGCGCAACCTGgaacaggagcagcagcagcgcggg